A portion of the Callithrix jacchus isolate 240 chromosome 21, calJac240_pri, whole genome shotgun sequence genome contains these proteins:
- the LOC108589393 gene encoding keratin-associated protein 19-5-like, which produces MNYYGSYYGGLGYGCGGFGGLGYGYGCGCGRFRRIGYGCGYGGYGYGSGFGGYGYGCCRPSCYGGYGFSGSY; this is translated from the coding sequence ATGAATTACTACGGCAGCTACTACGGAGGCCTGGGCTATGGCTGTGGAGGCTTCGGTGGCCTGGGCTATGGCTATGGCTGTGGATGTGGCAGATTCCGCAGAATTGGCTATGGCTGTGGCTATGGGGGCTACGGATATGGCTCTGGCTTCGGAGGCTACGGATATGGATGCTGCCGTCCATCATGCTATGGAGGATACGGATTCTCTGGCTCTTACTAA
- the LOC100895949 gene encoding keratin-associated protein 19-5-like → MSYYGNYYGGLGYGCGGFGGLGYGYGSGCGSFRRLGYGYGCGYGGYGYGSGFGGYGYGSCYPSYYGGYGFSGFY, encoded by the coding sequence ATGAGCTACTACGGCAACTACTACGGAGGTCTCGGCTATGGCTGTGGAGGCTTCGGTGGCCTGGGCTATGGCTATGGCTCTGGATGTGGCAGCTTCCGCAGACTGGGCTATGGCTATGGCTGTGGCTATGGAGGCTACGGATATGGCTCTGGCTTTGGAGGCTATGGATACGGTTCCTGCTACCCATCATACTATGGAGGGTATGGATTCTCTGGATTCTATTAA